The following is a genomic window from Nitrososphaerales archaeon.
AGGAAATCGCTCATCTACCACTCCATGACAAAGCAAGGTAGCGTCAGTTATTCATTCAACCACTTCGAGGTGCAATTGATACATTCTGCTTGATAAAATTCATAGGGTATCAATTGTGCTAGGATAGTAGTAGAAGGATACTGAGAAATGGCATTGTGAGCAGCAGAGTCCTGAATAACGGCATATGCTAATTATCAGCTGTATTTTCGATAGCATTTCTTTTGACTTTTGCATCTACAAGCAGTGCCAATTCAAATGGCTTTTGTAACAACCCGACGAATTGTTTAAGATCTTTAACCACATCTGAAAGATTTTCCTTTCCATATGCGGTTGCGAATATTATGGTCTGATGCGGATCCATACTTAGTATCTCCCTTGCAACTTCCAGTCCGTCCTTCTTGGGCATTCTATAGTCAAGAACCACAACATCAAATGGTGACCTGCCATTGATCATGCTCACCCGATTTAATTCATCTTTGTACACCTTTAGGCACTGCTCGCCA
Proteins encoded in this region:
- a CDS encoding response regulator, which encodes MKIPIAEDERDIAQAYSIILRTRNHEVMVAHDGEQCLKVYKDELNRVSMINGRSPFDVVVLDYRMPKKDGLEVAREILSMDPHQTIIFATAYGKENLSDVVKDLKQFVGLLQKPFELALLVDAKVKRNAIENTADN